A single window of Ovis canadensis isolate MfBH-ARS-UI-01 breed Bighorn chromosome 15, ARS-UI_OviCan_v2, whole genome shotgun sequence DNA harbors:
- the CLDN25 gene encoding putative claudin-25, with translation MSWSFQGKIQLGGLLLSLLGCVCLCITTVLPQWKTLSLELNEMETWTMGLWEVCVDQEEVATVCKAFESFLSLPRELQASRILMVASHGLGLVGLLLSGFGAECFQFHRIRRVLKRRLCLLGGTLEASAAATTLLPVSWVAYATIQDFWDDSIPEIVPRWEFGDALYLGWAAGVFLALGGLLLVFSACLGKEDVTSPHMAVPTTAPPSCAPAEVSDGSFYLMPRSRTLLI, from the coding sequence ATGTCCTGGAGTTTCCAGGGGAAAATCCAGCTAGGGGGactgctcctttctctccttGGCTGCGTCTGCTTATGCATCACCACTGTCCTTCCCCAGTGGAAGACTCTCAGTCTGGAGCTGAACGAAATGGAGACCTGGACCATGGGGCTTTGGGAGGTCTGCGTGGATCAGGAGGAAGTCGCCACTGTGTGCAAAGCCTTTGAGTCCTTCCTGTCTCTGCCCCGGGAGCTCCAGGCATCCCGCATCCTCATGGTGGCTTCCCATGGGCTTGGACTCGTGGGGCTTCTGCTCTCTGGCTTTGGAGCTGAATGCTTCCAGTTTCATAGGATCAGACGGGTGCTTAAAAGGAGGCTTTGCCTCCTGGGAGGGACTTTGGAGGCATCAGCTGCTGCCACTACGCTCCTTCCCGTCTCCTGGGTGGCCTACGCCACAATCCAAGACTTCTGGGATGACAGCATCCCTGAGATTGTGCCTCGGTGGGAGTTCGGAGATGCCCTCTACCTGGGTTGGGCTGCTGGTGTTTTCCTGGCCCTTGGTGGGTTACTCCTCGTCTTCTCAGCCTGCCTGGGAAAAGAAGATGTGACTTCTCCCCACATGGCTGTTCCTACAACAGCCCCACCATCCTGTGCTCCAGCAGAGGTATCTGACGGCTCGTTCTACCTAATGCCAAGATCTAGGACCCTACTCATCTAG